TATGGCATGGTGGAAAGTTCGCTCCTTGCATAAATGTTACTCGATCCACACGATTTATATAATACGACAAAGAAAATggcaaaacaatagcaacaacaatagtataaACTTCAAAAACAATGATGAATTATTTCgtgatattcagatagatagaaaaaaaaatcgtttagcAGAGAAACGGAATAAgaatgacaagaagaaaaaaactaaaaatagaaagaaaaacaacgtgCGAAACGAAAGGAAatgcgaaggaagaggaaagataacgtttaaagattgagagagaaaaaaacaacatttttttctctttttactggcttccttcatttattatctctctctctctctctctctctctctctctctctctctctctctctctctctctctctctctctctctctctctctctctctctctctctctctctcgtcttttctctttttcagtcaGATTTATCCTCATTCCTCGAGCTATGCATCCGAAGATGATGTACTTGCCAAAAAGGAGCTTGGatccaatagataaataaataaataaataaatgatagcaaatgaataaatatctaaCATAAATGAACTAAGTAACAATAATCGGCCCGAATATCAGCTATTTGCTTGGACTCTTAAGGTGTTTTGAGCACGTGACGAGATAAAACCACCCCAGAAGATATCGGCGCCTGGTTTTTCATGGGGCCGCCCGGTTTCATTTAGGATGGAATTACCAATGCTTAAGATATTTTGAGTTATGTGCATTTTTAAGATAAATCTTTTCCCTCCGTGAATGTTActaatacccccctccccccccctctcttcccccctgaaCTCGTGAATTCCCTGGtttcttaaaaaagaagaagaaatatatttttatcgaTAGGTACGCTGAGAATTATTCATTCATGAAGTTTATAATTTTTTCCGTAAAatgaaaaccattttttttcttccaggtcctggaattgttattattattttttttttaatatattcagaTTTATTTTTCACTCACATTTAGAAAACATTTGCCACATTCTTGGATTCTTTTTGTTATAAAATCTGAAATATTTGATTTATACTGATTATACcccctgttatatatatacatatataattatatgcttgCTATAGAGACGCTATTTCCAATAtggtttatcaatattactttcagTAGTACTGATACCATTGTTTTGCTTCATTCTCAGTGCGTTGCTGTGGCGTAAACAGCGTAaattttcgttatatatatagatagatagatagatagatagaaagatagatatcatTCTGCCTTCTTCACTGAATTTCTCCTGTTCTACGAAAATGCATTTCTTTTGGGTTATCTCAAGGATAATCCCAGGTTTAGTTTCTATAGATTGGATCAACACCGCCACATGGCATTCTATAAGAAAATAATGGGGGACAAGATTCGTTTTCTATAACGTACCACGGGAAATCAAATACAAAAATGTGTTTGTCCTATTCTGAAGTAAATTGGTGTATTTTTCACAAGGCAAGTAACAGGTTTTCAGCGTCCATAGGAAATAAGATTGTATGGGCATGAATATCGTCGAAGGTGAtgcatccttacatacatacacacatgtgcacacacgcaggcacgtacgcacgcacacacacacacacacacacacacacacacacacacacacacacacacacacacacacatacacacacacacaaacacacacatatttatatatatctatatgcatacacacacacacacacacacacatatatatatatatatatatatatatatatatatatatattcagtcagTATCTATTCACATGAACTGTCTTTCATAAAAATGTGTGGCTGACGACTTTGATGTAGGCCTGCataacttaaaaaagaaaagaaggcgtATTATGACCATCCTGCAAGGTAAGGTAAAATCATTGCCTTAATGCCAGAAACGtgttctatatacgtatatattatctttatcttggATAGCAGCTCGTTATCAGTCCAAGCTTCTCGAATTGTATACGTACCTCTGCAAGTCGTGTCTTCTTATCTTTTGGGCATTTCCTCTTGACCAAAGTTTACGCTGAAAAATAATGTGTGTAAAAAGATGAGAGAGTGTTTCACGATTTGAATCCACTTATATTTTTTGTAGATTCTTGGAAGTCATATCTAGCGTAAATGTAacgatgatacacacacacgcacatacacatatacgatatgtgtgtgtgtgtgtatatatatatatatatatatatatatatatatggatatatatatttagaaatattaattatatatatatatttcatatttatacatatatatataatatatatagatatatgcatatacacacacacctatatatatatatatatatatatatatatatatatatatatatatatatatatatatatacatatatatatacacatgtatatatatatgtatatatatatgtatatatagaggtttgtatatatacacacacatatatatatatatatatatatatatgtatacatatatatatatgtataaatatgaaatatatatatgtgtgtgtatatatatatatatatatatatatatatatatttgtgtgtgtgtgtgtgcacatatacatgtgtatacatctatatatctatatatctctatatgtatatatatatacatacatatatgtatgtatacatatatatatatatacataaatatatgtataaatgtatatatatatatatatatatatgtttatgtttaaacacacccacacgcacatatttctgtatatatatacatacatatatatatatatatatatatatatatatatatgtgtgtgtgtgtgtgtgtgtgtgtgtgtgtgtgtgtgtgtatgtttgtatatatatgtgtgtatgtttgtgtatatgtgtatatacatacatacatacatacatatatatatatgtgtgtgtgtgtgtgtgtgtgtgtgtgtgtgtgtatctttatgaacacacacacacacacacacacacacacacgcacacacacacgcacacacacacacacacacacacacacacacacatgtatgtatatacatatatatatatatatatatatatatatatatatatatgtacatacacagatgtgtatataaatgtgtgtgtatatatatatacatatatatatatatatatatatatatatatatatatatagagagagagagagagagagagagagagagagagagagagagagagagagagagagagagagagatccctctTATCAAGTTAGACGGACAGCCGGGTCCCACCTAACCTGACTTCCTCGCGACCaaggtttatatattaataaacttaCATACACCTTGCTCGCGACAGCTTCGAACCTTCCAGCAGATCGCACCAGGGAGCCACAGACGCATAACTAGGTATCAGGGTATTGCAGACGCCCAACTTGGTCCTTTTCCAAAATAATGATATAGACAAAGCTTCCTTTCCAGAGAATTCGTCAGCTGACTTCATGGAATACGCACTACCGAGATATATAAAGCCTTCTTCAGCAGAACAAGAAGAGACACGCTCAAAACCTGGGCCCCAATTTAATTCCAAAAATACCTCTAAACCCATGGGCCTCACAGTCATAAGCATTCAGGGACGCCGCAAGGGTATCCAATGACTCAGTCGTCATAGAAACAGCATCACAGTAACAatgatttgattatttttattcttgttgatattattgttatcttcatcattggtATAATTGTTTatactatgataatcattatcattattactgtgttattatatataatgttaatattaatgacaataacaataatactgatagtaatgataatagtaataatgataataataataataatgataataataattattatgatctacattatgattatcagcataattaatattaacattattattattattattattattattattattattattattattattattacaatgttattattgttatcattagaagtagtagtatcattattgcattcgttattataattactgttattatcattattgttattattgttgttgttgttgctgttggtggtggtggtattattattgttactcctattattattattattattattattattatcattatcattatcattattgtcgttattattattgtcgttattattattataattattattttcattgttattatcattattattattactcttattattatcattattattattattattattattattattattattattactatttgttgttattatcattattattattattagcattattaccattattattagttgttgtagtagttcttattatttttgttgttattgtttatcttattactgctgctactaccactactattatcattatcattatcatctttatccttattatcattactattatcattattattattattattattattattattattattattattatcattattattattattattattattattattattattattattattattattattattgttattattattattattattattattattattattattattgttattattattactgttattattattattatcattattattatcattattattatcattattattattattattattattattattattattattattattattatattaaatattaataataagcatagcagtggtagtaacagtaatagttgtCGCAGTAGTGATATTAGCAGTAGTGATAAtacagtagtgatagtagttgtagtagcagtggaagtggcagtagcagtagtaaaaataGAGGTAGGggcagcagcaacagtagcaatagtagtagtactagtaatagcagtagtagtagtagtagcagtagcagtagtattagcagcagtagtagtagtaatagtagtagcagcagcagcagtagcatcagtagtagtagtaatagtagtagcagtagcagaagcagatgtagtaacagtagtagtagtattccaaTTTTCTACAATTTATTGCGATAAAATATGACTATCGGCCAACTCATTGCGAGGACTGCTTAGGAAGCGCTTTTTGCTACATCATAACATTCATTACGAAATCAATCAAATATCTGGAATTATGATGAACAGACGCAGAAATTCATGTTCTCAAGTGTTGGCCTCGTATTCTAAGATTATATCTAGACAACGTAATCAAAGACTGCCATTTGTTACCTGTaatcaaaaagtttttttttttttctaaccaatCAAACGCATACCAAACACATCATAAATTACTCAGGTTTACTCAAGTTCCCAAATCAAaccaaatgaaaatagaaaaaaaggcccAATCGAACTAATAcacaataaaaagatatacataaatgaaccCATAAACGTAGCACTTTTGAGCTAAGTTTAGCACACCGAGAAAGTTATATCACGGCGAAGGAAAGACGTAACTTTGGCCGGAGAAAAATGTTCGCCGTAACGAGAAACGCCACTCGCCTCTGCCAGGTAAATTTAATAGAATTTAATGGCTTTTAGTATCATAAGGGAAACCATTGGGTTGTGTAGAGGTCTGAATTGAATTGGATATTTGGCAAAATAGAGTGGTTTTTAAGGTGGGTTAATaggactcccctctcctcctcgccccgaAAATTGGGtatggtttttatttttaatggttTTGGGTACTATTTTATGGTTTATAAGTCTGGTTTTTAATATTTCCAGTGTGATTGGTACTTTCACTTCGGAGGGAAAGTTGTGTGAGAGTCAGTGCTGTTAGTTGGGTGAATTTGTGTTCCATTAGATAACCCTAAAGATGGAAGACGAAATAAAGGCATTTTTATTTAAGATTTCTCATGCTGGTCCTTCAGAGAACAGTTACATTGCGACTGtgataaatacattaaatatCATGAGTTAACAGGCcggttttcctttcttcctgtaaattgttgtctttttttccctttttatatgtttttatcatcatcatcattaaattgtATCTCCTTGTAACATCATTCTTGTCTATTTACcccaattttattataatttctccttttcttcttaacttCGCTTCAAAGCACTTACACAAATTCACCTTTTCAGGCAGCAAGTCGTCGCTTCCAGTCGACGCTGGTGGTTGCCGAGCATGACAACAACGCCCTTACTCCCATAACCCTCAGTGCCATCACAGCAGCTAAGAAGCTAGGAGGTGATGTGTCCTGCCTCGTTGCCGGCCACAACTGCTCGAAGGTAGACTTTTTTGGCGTTATTTTTACTCGTCTTTTCTTGAAATGTAGGATTCGTGATTGCTCATTTAGTTTGAAATagatatttgttgattttttggaGAAGTGACGGATTAAAAGATAACCGTGCATCTGTAACTGGTCCTGTATTTATTGTTGAAGTTTCTGTGAAGGCCAATAAATCTCCATTACATATATTCTGGTTATATAGGATTTGTAAACCTTTCTAGCAATACATGGTTAAATAGCGAACCAGTGTAAATTCCATCTTtccagaatatatattatatatataaaattctctttttaaaactatcattatattactacattttttttggggggcctGTTGTTGGAGCCCAAGTCGCAGAAGATATGGCAATCATCTAATTATTAAGatcttattatttatctgttttattgtgTTTCCAGGTGGTTGAAGAGCTAACCAAAGCCAGCGGCATTACCAAGATTCTCGTTGCCGATTCTGATGCTCTTGTAGGTTTCCTTCCTGAACGTCTGGCCCCTCTTGTGCTTGCTTCCCAGAGTCAGTTCAACTACACACATATTGTCGGTATGTTTCAGCAGTATAAAAAAAAGTTGTCTTACTTCCCAGTTGAGTGAAAGTTAATACTTTTTAGACCTTGACCtaaattatttgattatttgttacATCCTGCTTTTTTGTATTTGCaaagtatatatttgcatatcaagTAATTGTTTTTCCATTTGCAGCTGGAGCCTCAGCCCTCGGAAAGTCGTTGTTGCCACGTGTTGCAGCCAAGCTAGATGTATCTCCTATAAGTGACATCATTGAAATCAAGGCTCCTGATACATTTGTCCGCTCAATTTACGCTGGTAATGCACTCCTGACCCTCAAGAGCAAGGATGCCGTCAAGGTTGGTTTTCTATTAGTAATACCAGTGTACTTTCTGGATACATATTTGCAGAAAAGGAAGTACAGCAATTCCACTTTATAAATTAGGAGAACATTGCTTTTAGTTTACTGTTTGATATAaatttttctatcattgttattacaatagatATGTATGCTTCATATGTCACTGTTCCTTGTGTGTCTAGTCTCTTTCATTTCAAATCAAGTCGACCTCATTTATAAAGGATTCAAAGAAGGGAAGCCATACATGTATGAGGAGACTTTTTGAATATTATTTCTTATCTAGCCCAAAGTACCTTTTCCCGAGGTAAAACTTCTGACCAATGCTAAGCTTTCTTAGGCTTATTTGAAACCTTAAATATGTATGTTGTGatggtttgttttattattttgctgtGTGATTTAGTTTTTGTGTGTTAGGTTGCTAAATTCTGCATTTTTCTACGGTAAAAATAAGAATGTCAGGGTAGAAGAGTGAATGTAGCcttgaaaaaagagaaggaagaaaaaaattaatggaTGAATGTAACGTATTTGAAAACCCTCACCATAATCCCAAACATTTTCCATCACAGGTAATCACAGTGCGTGGAACAAGCTTCGAGCCAGCAGAGCTTAGTGGTGGAAGTGCAGGAAGTGAGGCTCTTCCTGTCTCTGATCTGCCTATTGATATGTCCCAGTTCATTGGCCAGGAGCTGTCGAAGTCTGACCGTCCAGAGCTGACTGCTGCCAAGGTAGGACAGTGGAGGAGTTTCCCAGTAAACTAGATGGTACAGGCAGTCAATTCATAAGGTGAAATTATATTTTGCAGTCTGTAATAGTTATGCTTCTAGTTACTGCAGTTTACTCATGCTTATTTTTTGAGGTTCTCCACTAAACAAAAGATTATTTGTCTCTGTTCTGCCAGACTGTCGTTAGTGGAGGCCGTGGTATGAAGAGCGGAGATAACTTTGAGATGCTGTACCAACTGGCAGACAAGCTCAATGCTGCTGTAGGGGCCTCTAGAGCTGCTGTTGATGCTGGGTTTGTCCCCAATGACATGCAGGTAAGGTATTAGGGACATGGAAGCAATCAGTCTCATGAGATTCCAGATAAAAGGCAAAAATTAGGGTCGATCTGGGGTCTACCAAAAAGTTAATTAAAAAGACAATTTTGTAGCATAAGGTCTTCCCATTAAATCTACTTcttacttctatttctttttctatatgttGTTTATCTGGCCGGCAGGTGGGTCAGACTGGAAAGATTGTAGCCCCAGAGCTGTACATTGCTGTGGGAATCAGCGGAGCCATTCAGCACCTGGCTGGCATGAAGGACTCAAAGACCATTGTGGCCATCAACAAGGATCCTGAGGCACCCATCTTCCAGGTTGGTAATGGGTGAATCTTTTGAAattgttattttgtatataataaaactagtaataagatgatgatgatgatgataagtatattttggtatattttatttttaccttgTCATTTATACTTCTTAGTGTATTTTCAAACACTGTATTTTGTCAGTAATTTatacattaatgaatatatgcatcACTAATCAGAGCagtttgtacatatttattttttattcacttcaCTGACATGATGAAAATCACCTTGCACACACGCACTGTCACTCACATACTCAGgaaggctttctctctctcaatgctaTACCCTCATGTACTGGACATACTAACTTtctcaaaacaaatacaaacacactcaatctcacacttactctcattctcacttacactcgctcacactctcactctcgctcttgccctcgctctcactctagctctagctctagctctcactctcactctcactctcactctcactctcactctcactctcactctcactctcactctcactctcactctcactctgtctgtctgtctgtctgtctgtctgtctgtctctctctctctctctctctctctctctctctctctctctctctctctctctctctctctctctctctctctctctctctctctatctctatctctatctctatctctatctctttccttcgctctctctctctatctctttctctcgctctctctctctatctctttctctcgctctctttcactctctgtctctttctctttctctcgctctctttcactctctgtctctttctctttctctcgctctctctgtctctctctctctctctctctctctctctctctctctctctctctctctctctctctctctctctctctctctctctctctctctctctctctctctctccctctctccctctctctctccctctctccctctctccctctctctctccctctctctctccctctctccctctctctctctccctctctctctctccctctctctctctccctctctctctctccctctctctctctccctctctctctctccctctctctctctccctctctctctctccctctctccctctctctctctccctctctccctctctctctctccctctctctctctccctctctctctctccctctccctctctccctctccctctccctttccctctctctctctcacctctccctttccctctctctctctccctctccctctccctctccctctccctctccctctccctctccctctccctctccctctccctctctctctctctctctctctctctctctctctctctctctctctctctctccctctctccctctccctctctctctccctctccctctccctctctctctctctctccctctctctttctctctccctctccctctccctctccctctccctctccctctccctctccctctctctctctctctctctctctctctctctctctctctctctctctctctctctctctctctctctctctctctctctctctctctctctctccctctctctctctctctctctctctctctctctctctctctctccctctctctctctctctctctctccctctctctctctccctctctctctctccctctctctctctctctctctctctccctctctccctctctccctctctctctctctctccctctctctctctccctccctctctctctctccctctctctctctctctctctctctctctctctctctctctctctctctctctctctctctctctctctctctctcctctctctctccctctctctctccctctctctctccctctctctctccctctttctttctttctttctttctttctttctttccctctctctctctctctctctctctctctctctctctctctctctctctctctctctctctctctctctctctctctctctctctctctctctctctctctctctctctctttctctctctctctctctttctctctcactctcactctcactctcacgcgctcatgcactcactcactcctttcacCGCTTCTCAGCTTCTCagcttctccctttcaccccttctgtccttctctcatGCACATAAACATTTGCACAAGCATACTTGCACTCATCCACTCActgtcctctttctctacttAGTCTGTGATTCCTTGTGATTTGCAATCTTCATGTTTTGCAGTGTGATAACCATAATATATTTATTCCTATAGGTTGCTGACCTGGGCCTGGTGGCTGACCTGTTCAAGGCTGTACCTGAGATGATTGAGAAAGTTTAAGGCACAAGTGAATGTAAGAGCTCTTCTGTTAAGCACAGGGTTTGATATACAAGCCCTTAACATGTGGAACTTGGTTCAAATATCATGTTCTGTGCGCTACTCTCTCCGAAGATGCtgtaatttcattttattcttttgtaACTTCTTATACTGCAACATATGTATCGGGTAATTTTGTGTGTGCAGATGCTCTTAATCTGGCAGATGTgtaaatattttgattatatgGGAAATCTTAAATATTTTTTGTAGTTACATCATAAAGGTCTTGTGGAATTCCACaggtacactatatatattattatggctTACATCAGCCTCTTTATCAATGCAattctttttttaaatgaataGTATGTAGATcattaataaaaagaggaagtgtATTGATTGTTTTATTGGAGATTCTAGTATATTTACttaacttctatatatatatatatatatatatatatatatatatatatataatcttctttTGTACTGTACTTTACTGTATTACATTTAGCTAACATCTGTGAATCAATCTGGACCAGGTCTTAGTCATAGGGTTTGAAGGATAATGTATCAGATATAATTATGAGCACTTGATTTGCTTCATATTTAAAACTTAGCATCAAGGTTTCTTCTGTTaaggcaaaaatatatatatggcatattgacttttatgaaagaaaatattcagaaaaaaggaaatgccCTTTTATTTTTACTCTATCTCTGCTGAACTGAACTAGCCAGACAGCAATCATTTGCACTGCCCTGGTGTATAAACACTCGTTTAGGGTAGAGGTTGGCTTACTTGTAGGAAATACATTGaagagttcatatatatatatatacatatatatatatatatatatatatatatatatctatatgtatatgtatatgcatatatatatcatatatatatatatatatatatatatatatatatatatatatatatatgtatatgtatatatatcatatatatatatatatatatatatatatatatatatatatatatgtatatatatcaaatatatatatatatgtatatatatcatatatatatgtatatatatcatatatatatatatatatatatatatatgtatatatatcatatatatatatatatatatatatatatatatatatatatgtatatatatatatatatatatgtatatatatatatatgtatatatatatatatatatatatatatatatatatatatatgtatatatatcatatatatatgtatatatatcatatatatatatatatatcatatatatatatatgtatatatatcatatatatatatgtatatatatcatatatatatatgtatatatatcatatatatatatgtatatatatcatatatatatatgtatatatatcatatatatatatatgtatatataacatatatatatatatatatatatatatatgtatatatatcatatatatatatatatatatgtatatatatcatatatatatatatttatcatacatatat
This genomic stretch from Penaeus chinensis breed Huanghai No. 1 chromosome 8, ASM1920278v2, whole genome shotgun sequence harbors:
- the LOC125028010 gene encoding electron transfer flavoprotein subunit alpha, mitochondrial-like — its product is MFAVTRNATRLCQAASRRFQSTLVVAEHDNNALTPITLSAITAAKKLGGDVSCLVAGHNCSKVVEELTKASGITKILVADSDALVGFLPERLAPLVLASQSQFNYTHIVAGASALGKSLLPRVAAKLDVSPISDIIEIKAPDTFVRSIYAGNALLTLKSKDAVKVITVRGTSFEPAELSGGSAGSEALPVSDLPIDMSQFIGQELSKSDRPELTAAKTVVSGGRGMKSGDNFEMLYQLADKLNAAVGASRAAVDAGFVPNDMQVGQTGKIVAPELYIAVGISGAIQHLAGMKDSKTIVAINKDPEAPIFQVADLGLVADLFKAVPEMIEKV